Within bacterium, the genomic segment TAACCCCTCCCATCAAGGGAGGGGAAGCTCTTATGCCGACGCTGTCAGGACAAAAGGAGATGAAACTTAACCCATAGCACTATAATCTGTAATGAGCTTACTTTTTTAACTTGATTTTGAGTAGATATGTATGGCGTTACCAGATAAAAGCCTGCTTTTACTTACTCCGAAATCGCAGGCTCGCTACCGCACTCTATAGATATGTAGGGGCGAATAATTATTCGCCCCTACATATAACCGCACAGCTCGAAATTATCTCTTGACTTTTTGCTTTTTAGTTCATATAATTACCTGTAGGCTATTTAAAATTCGACGCTTTCAGCGTCAGTAATCTACATCTAACCGTACAGGTCGATTTGTTTTATAATTCTTCGTGCTCTTCGTGTTCTTCGTGGTTTTTAAAAGATGTGGGTAAGGATAAGATGAGAAGGAGGGGAGGCATGCTCGACAACAAGAAACATCGAACCGAGGTGGAGATATTTGGACAGACCTATACTATCAAAGGAGATGAGGAGCCGGACTATGTTCGCCAATTGGCTAACTACGTAGATCAAGAAATGAGAAATATTACTCAAAAGACGAACACCACCTCCACCGGTAAGGTGGCCGTTCTGGTAGCCTTGAATATTGCAGACGAACTTTTTAAAACAAGAAGATTAATTAACGAAAAAGTCGCTTCCTTAACCGAGCGGATAGGTGCGCAATTCAAAGATAATGAGTCGGCCTAAGAGCCTATCCCCCAACCGATCCGAGATAGGCTCTAAGTAGATAGCCGTCAGCGGGCCGTGGAAAGTTTAGGAAAAGTAGTCGAACCTTCGGGTATAATATAGACCGTGGGAGATGGGCCCAGTATTTGAGAGGCGGTCTTAAGAGCTGCCTCTATATTGTCTGCCGGGATAAAACCCATCTTCTTAGGGACCTCTGGAGGAAG encodes:
- a CDS encoding cell division protein ZapA, which translates into the protein MLDNKKHRTEVEIFGQTYTIKGDEEPDYVRQLANYVDQEMRNITQKTNTTSTGKVAVLVALNIADELFKTRRLINEKVASLTERIGAQFKDNESA